ACTCTTGATGCCCAGGGTGCGGCAGACTTCGATGACGCGGTTAATCCCCACTTCTTGCCCCAGCTTCACAGCGGGGATATTGCGCGATTGCTCCAGCGCTGCCCGGAAGCTCATGGCTCCATAAAAGCCGCCGCCATAGTTCTGCGGGCGATAGGTGTCGTAGCCGTCAGGATAGCTGACGGGCGTATCCATGACGGTGGATTCTGGCGTGTATTTACCCGAAGCCAGCGCCGCGTAATAGACAAACGGCTTGAAGGCAGACCCCGGCTGGCGCAGCGCCTGAATAGCACGGTTAAACTGGCTGGTCTGATAATCCACGCCGCCGACCATTGCCTTCACGAAATGGGTGCGTGGATCTACCGCCACCAGCGCCATCTGGTCTGCCCGAACGCCCTGGCGACGCAGGCTGCGGTGTCCTTCCCGAACCACCTGTTCGGCCATATTTTGCATATTCAGGTCAATGGTGGTCTGCACTCGCATTCCACCCTTAAGTACGGCATCTCGACCAAACCGCGTCTGGAGTTCTTGCTCCACGGCTTCAGTGATGTAGGGCGATCGGCTAGTGGTGAAAGAGGTAATGTCGCCTAGGATAATTGGCTGCTGCTTGGCGGCGGCAGCTTCCTGGGGCGTAATCCACTTTAGCTCTAGCATCCGGTTCAGCACGATTGCCTGACGACGCTTGGCCAATTGGTAATCCACAAAGGGGCTATATTCTTCTGGAGCCTGGATTAGCCCAGCCATCATGGCAGCCTCTGCCAGGTTAAGCTGCGAAGCGGGCTTGCGGAAATAGCTCTGGGCGGCGGTCTGTGCGCCGTAGTTGTTGTGGCCCCAGTAGACCTGGTTCAGGTACATTTCCAGGATCTGGGGCTTGGTGAAGATTTGCTCTAGACGCAGGGCCAAGACGGCTTCGGCAATTTTGCGACTGAGCGATCGCTCTGGGGTAAGAAACAGGTTCTTAATCAACTGCATCGTCACCGTCGAGCCGCCTTCCACCGTGCGCCCTTCCTCTAGGTTGCTAAGCAGCGCCCGCCCCACGCTGGTGGGGTTAATACCGTGGTGCTGATAGAAATAGCTGTCTTCAATCGCCAGCACGGCCCGCTTCAGGTGCGGCGACACCTCATCCAAGTCCACCACTTCCCGATTGAACTCGTCGTGGATGCTGTCGAGCAGCACCCCCTTCACGTCATACACATAGCTCGTCTCAGCAGGGATATAGTTCCGCAGCACTCGAACATCGGGCAGGTTGCGGAAGCTAATCGCCAGCCCTACCAGCCCCCCCGCGATGACGGAACTGGTCAGCATTGTGGTGCCCAGCAGCGTTCCAGCCGTGACCTTGCCGACCGCCTGCACAAACTTGTAGATGGGGGCAAGATTACTGGTCTGAACATAGCTCTCAACCCGAGGCGCATCGGCAGCATTGGCAGCACGCACCTTGGCAGATGCTTTCTTCTGGGGCTTCTTTTGACGGGCGGTGTTTGACGACACGGCAGGAAAGGGTTGGGGATTCAGACAGAAAGGGTTACAGGACGGAGGGAAAGGGTGAAGTGGGGGTGCGTCACCGCAGGAAATAGACTCGACCTCACTGGCAAAACCAAAGGAATTTGTGAACTTTCAAGCTGAGCAGCAAAAATAGCGATGTGCAGGTGGTAAAGCGAGACGAGTCGTGAAAAAATGAGACTTTGGCTTTTGGAACAATTTGTGCTGAGGGATTCCCCACACACTACATCGAGATGGATCTGGATTCAGAGCATGAGCTAAATGAGCTAGAGAAAAGAAGTCGAGTAACTAACTAAGATAGCGGAGGATCTGCCGATTCGTCATGGCTTCTGTCATAGGTATTGTGACTCAGGTATTGTGACTCGCTAAAGCTGAGCTATATCGAACCGCCACTCTTTCTTATAACTTGAAGTACAGCCTTCAGTAAGTATGGCTGATGATTACATAATTTTCGAGTCTTGCGCGGTTTTCTAAAGATAGGGAGCAGATTTGCTCTACAGGGG
The Thermoleptolyngbya sichuanensis A183 DNA segment above includes these coding regions:
- a CDS encoding transglycosylase domain-containing protein, coding for MSSNTARQKKPQKKASAKVRAANAADAPRVESYVQTSNLAPIYKFVQAVGKVTAGTLLGTTMLTSSVIAGGLVGLAISFRNLPDVRVLRNYIPAETSYVYDVKGVLLDSIHDEFNREVVDLDEVSPHLKRAVLAIEDSYFYQHHGINPTSVGRALLSNLEEGRTVEGGSTVTMQLIKNLFLTPERSLSRKIAEAVLALRLEQIFTKPQILEMYLNQVYWGHNNYGAQTAAQSYFRKPASQLNLAEAAMMAGLIQAPEEYSPFVDYQLAKRRQAIVLNRMLELKWITPQEAAAAKQQPIILGDITSFTTSRSPYITEAVEQELQTRFGRDAVLKGGMRVQTTIDLNMQNMAEQVVREGHRSLRRQGVRADQMALVAVDPRTHFVKAMVGGVDYQTSQFNRAIQALRQPGSAFKPFVYYAALASGKYTPESTVMDTPVSYPDGYDTYRPQNYGGGFYGAMSFRAALEQSRNIPAVKLGQEVGINRVIEVCRTLGIKSPIEPVVSLPLGSVDLTPLEMAGSYATFASGGWQSDTTFIVRVTDSTGRVLLDNTPRPQLVLDPWAVASLNDIMQGVITRGTAQGADIGRPAAGKTGTTSAERDIWFVGYVPQLSVAVWVGNDNYSPVGQGATGGRYVAPIWRNFMLRALKDVPVENFQPPSAFIRP